Proteins from a single region of Congzhengia minquanensis:
- a CDS encoding helix-turn-helix transcriptional regulator, producing the protein MICDRIKKLREQYHLSQVDLAKKLNIARTSVLAWENQTSAPAMKHIILMAKLFRVTTDYLLEVDNKRMLSLDNLSDEEIAIICSLLNYFDKNKQLDNQE; encoded by the coding sequence ATGATATGTGATAGAATTAAAAAGTTAAGAGAACAATACCATTTAAGTCAGGTAGATTTGGCAAAAAAACTAAATATTGCGCGTACCAGCGTTTTGGCATGGGAAAATCAAACTTCTGCACCTGCAATGAAACACATAATTTTAATGGCTAAGTTGTTCCGCGTAACGACAGATTATTTACTGGAGGTCGACAATAAACGCATGTTGTCGCTTGATAATTTAAGCGATGAAGAAATTGCAATTATTTGTAGCTTGTTAAATTATTTTGACAAGAACAAACAGCTTGACAATCAAGAATAA
- a CDS encoding 3-deoxy-7-phosphoheptulonate synthase encodes MQMNYIRELPGPEEIKERYPLLPEYAAKKQQFDDQVKKVFTGESDKFILLIGPCSADNETAVLDYCTRLKKLQDKVFDKILIVPRVYTNKPRTTGEGYKGMLHQPDPTKKADMLHGILAIRKLHTDVIAETGFFCADEMLYPENYRYLSDLLSYVAVGARSVENQQHRLTCSGINVPVGMKNPTSGDYSVMLNSIIAAQHGHTFIYGGWEVKTEGNPYAHAILRGSVNKHGQANPNYHYEDLIRLHDLYAAKNLQNMALVVDANHSNSNKQYLEQIRICKEVLHSCRHSNDIKQFVKGFMIESYIEDGSQKIEDGVYGKSITDPCLGWEKTERLILDIADLL; translated from the coding sequence ATGCAGATGAATTATATCAGAGAGTTGCCCGGTCCGGAGGAAATCAAAGAACGATATCCGCTTTTACCGGAATATGCAGCAAAAAAGCAGCAGTTTGACGACCAGGTGAAAAAAGTCTTTACGGGCGAGTCTGACAAGTTTATTCTGCTGATCGGCCCCTGCTCAGCAGACAATGAAACTGCAGTTTTAGACTACTGCACACGGCTGAAAAAGTTGCAGGATAAAGTTTTTGATAAAATTTTAATCGTACCTCGTGTTTACACAAATAAGCCCCGCACCACAGGCGAAGGATATAAGGGCATGCTGCACCAGCCAGATCCCACAAAAAAAGCGGACATGCTTCATGGTATTTTAGCAATCAGGAAGCTGCATACAGACGTAATTGCCGAAACCGGCTTTTTCTGTGCCGATGAGATGCTGTATCCTGAGAATTACAGGTACCTTTCCGATTTGCTGTCATATGTTGCAGTAGGCGCACGTTCTGTGGAAAACCAGCAGCACCGTTTAACCTGCAGCGGAATTAATGTTCCTGTGGGAATGAAAAATCCCACCAGTGGAGACTATTCCGTTATGTTAAACTCCATTATCGCGGCCCAGCATGGCCACACCTTTATTTATGGCGGCTGGGAGGTTAAGACAGAAGGCAACCCCTACGCCCATGCAATTTTGCGCGGTTCTGTGAACAAACACGGCCAGGCAAATCCCAACTACCACTACGAGGATTTAATCCGTCTGCACGACCTTTATGCCGCAAAAAACCTGCAGAACATGGCCTTAGTGGTTGACGCCAACCACTCTAACTCAAACAAACAATATTTAGAACAGATTCGAATTTGCAAAGAGGTGCTTCACAGCTGCAGGCACTCGAACGACATTAAGCAGTTTGTGAAAGGCTTTATGATTGAAAGCTATATTGAAGACGGCAGCCAGAAAATTGAAGACGGCGTGTATGGAAAATCCATCACAGACCCGTGTTTAGGATGGGAAAAAACAGAACGGCTGATTTTAGATATCGCCGACCTGCTTTAA
- a CDS encoding AMP-binding protein, translating into MVDNNEHLKDVALRIRNAREILGLSEEIMAQNTDITADEYKAYENGEKDFDFTFIYKCAKCLNLDPTDLLKGASPTLTSYEVTRRGGGLPITRKEGYEYKNLASMFKNKTSEPYHVIIPYLENAGEGEASSHKGQEFDIVVKGRLKMTVGSNTEILEAGDTIYYNSATPHRMVAMDGNDVEIYAIVMKDVDALGDNTAYDDMPYKNFQTDADVYSKFINTVEDKEGRLVDISFHNAEEFNFAFDCIDVLAEKCPDKLAMLFISHDKQEKRFTFRDISRYSSMTANYFESLGIKKGDRVMLVLKRHYQFWFSILALHKIGAVVIPATHLLVEHDFDYRFQSAGVSAIVCTADTDVSHQVDLAEKNYQKITKILVGGQRDGWHNFNEEMPAFSDTYERKPDSACGSDPLLMFFTSGTTGYPKIATHNHKYPLGHFITAKYWHNVNPDGIHFTISDTGWGKALWGKLYGQWLCEAAIFVYDFDKFQADDILPMFKKYNITTFCAPPTMYRFFIKEDLSQYDLSSLEYTTTAGEALNPEVYEQWKKATGLRLMEGFGQTETTLTVGTLRGMVAKPGSMGRPSPLYDVDVVLDDGTSAGVGETGEVVVRTDKNEPCGLFMGYYGDEENTKKAWHDGLYHTGDLAWRDEDGYLWFVGRIDDVIKSSGYRIGPFEIESVIMELPYVLECAVTAVPDEIRGQIVKASIVLTKNTQGSDALKKEIQDYVKTHTAPYKYPRVVEFLEELPKTISGKIRRVELRETK; encoded by the coding sequence ATGGTTGACAACAATGAGCATTTAAAGGATGTGGCTCTCCGAATTAGAAACGCCAGAGAGATTTTGGGTCTTTCAGAAGAAATTATGGCCCAAAACACAGATATTACCGCAGACGAGTATAAAGCTTATGAAAACGGAGAGAAGGACTTTGATTTCACATTCATTTATAAGTGCGCAAAGTGCCTCAACCTGGATCCGACTGATTTGCTCAAAGGCGCAAGTCCCACGCTGACCAGCTACGAGGTTACAAGGCGCGGCGGCGGCCTGCCCATTACGCGGAAAGAGGGCTATGAATATAAAAATCTGGCCTCTATGTTTAAAAACAAAACGTCGGAGCCTTATCACGTTATTATTCCTTACCTTGAAAATGCCGGTGAGGGCGAAGCTTCTTCCCATAAGGGACAGGAGTTCGACATTGTGGTGAAAGGCCGCCTTAAGATGACTGTTGGCAGCAACACGGAAATTTTAGAAGCCGGCGACACCATTTATTATAACAGTGCCACGCCTCACAGAATGGTGGCTATGGACGGTAACGACGTTGAGATTTATGCTATCGTCATGAAAGATGTAGACGCATTGGGCGATAACACTGCGTATGACGACATGCCCTATAAAAATTTTCAAACGGATGCTGACGTTTACAGCAAGTTCATTAACACGGTGGAAGACAAAGAAGGCCGTTTGGTTGACATTTCATTTCACAACGCAGAGGAGTTTAATTTTGCGTTTGATTGTATCGACGTGCTGGCGGAGAAATGCCCCGATAAACTGGCAATGCTGTTCATTTCTCACGACAAGCAGGAAAAGCGGTTTACGTTCCGTGACATCAGCCGGTATTCTTCCATGACCGCGAATTATTTTGAATCGCTGGGCATTAAAAAGGGCGACAGGGTTATGTTGGTGCTGAAAAGGCACTACCAATTCTGGTTCTCTATTTTGGCGCTGCACAAAATTGGTGCAGTTGTCATTCCTGCCACTCACCTGCTGGTGGAACACGATTTTGACTATCGCTTTCAATCTGCAGGCGTCAGCGCCATTGTCTGCACGGCTGACACCGACGTATCCCATCAGGTGGATTTAGCGGAGAAAAACTATCAAAAAATTACAAAAATTTTAGTTGGCGGCCAGCGTGACGGCTGGCACAACTTTAACGAGGAAATGCCTGCATTTTCCGATACATATGAAAGAAAACCCGATTCTGCCTGCGGCTCAGACCCGTTACTTATGTTCTTTACGTCGGGTACCACAGGATATCCGAAAATTGCAACACACAACCACAAATATCCGCTGGGACATTTTATCACGGCAAAATACTGGCACAACGTAAACCCTGACGGAATTCACTTTACCATTTCCGACACTGGGTGGGGAAAAGCCCTTTGGGGAAAGCTTTACGGCCAATGGCTGTGTGAAGCAGCAATTTTTGTGTATGACTTTGATAAGTTTCAGGCAGACGACATTCTGCCCATGTTCAAAAAATATAATATTACCACTTTCTGTGCCCCCCCAACCATGTACCGCTTCTTTATTAAAGAGGATTTGTCGCAGTATGACCTTTCTTCTCTGGAATATACCACAACCGCCGGCGAGGCGTTAAACCCGGAAGTGTATGAACAGTGGAAAAAGGCAACAGGGCTGCGCCTGATGGAAGGATTTGGGCAGACAGAAACCACCCTTACAGTTGGAACACTGCGCGGCATGGTGGCAAAGCCAGGCTCAATGGGCAGACCCTCCCCGCTTTACGATGTGGATGTTGTGTTAGACGACGGCACAAGTGCTGGCGTTGGTGAAACCGGCGAGGTTGTTGTAAGAACCGACAAAAATGAACCCTGCGGTTTATTTATGGGCTATTACGGCGACGAGGAAAACACGAAAAAGGCTTGGCACGACGGACTTTATCACACCGGCGACCTAGCCTGGCGCGACGAAGATGGATACCTTTGGTTTGTGGGCAGGATTGACGATGTGATTAAATCCTCCGGCTACCGGATTGGGCCGTTTGAAATTGAAAGCGTTATCATGGAGCTTCCCTATGTTTTAGAATGTGCCGTTACAGCTGTGCCGGACGAAATTAGGGGACAGATTGTAAAAGCATCTATTGTGCTGACCAAAAATACACAGGGATCCGATGCGCTGAAAAAGGAAATTCAGGATTATGTAAAAACCCACACAGCGCCCTATAAATATCCACGGGTGGTGGAATTTTTAGAAGAACTTCCGAAAACCATCAGCGGAAAAATCAGGCGTGTGGAATTAAGGGAAACAAAATAA
- a CDS encoding MATE family efflux transporter, protein MVHDMTAGSPAKLILKFSLPFFFGSLFQQLYSTVDMLIVGRLLGSDALAAVGATGNMCAFIIWGACGAMTGFSAVTAQRLGAKDGNGVKVSFFVSLVLMAAISLVLTPLSMVFHKEILLWMKTPQEILGDASSYVFVILAGTVFTMCYNLLSGMIRAMGNSKIPFYSLVLSSVVNIVLDVFFIAVVHTGVWGAALATVISQVAACIFCAAAILKKFPDLIFSRQQCIFDKIIAGRCLRIGIPMFFQNSLISGGGMIGQSAINLFGTAAIAATTAVGRIINILFGLFNSVGAAMVTYVNQNAGAGNIERIHRGVKVSCFISVLLGAFAALVMLLFGKNLVLLFVSGDKNVKEIVQFSVRYILFMVPAFLFVSPVEALRNTMHGIGLSIIPVIACAIELVTRTTLSLVTQYVKSYTLVCLIEPSAWTVAVIPLAITYAVWYWKNIRTVRKRELDQQQISPSV, encoded by the coding sequence ATGGTTCATGACATGACTGCGGGAAGTCCCGCAAAGCTGATTTTAAAGTTTTCTCTGCCGTTTTTCTTCGGCTCACTGTTTCAGCAGCTTTACTCCACGGTGGATATGTTGATTGTCGGGCGCCTTTTGGGTTCAGACGCATTGGCGGCCGTGGGTGCAACGGGAAACATGTGTGCATTTATCATTTGGGGCGCCTGCGGCGCCATGACGGGGTTTTCGGCGGTTACTGCACAACGGCTGGGTGCAAAAGACGGAAACGGCGTGAAGGTGTCGTTTTTTGTGTCGCTGGTGTTAATGGCAGCAATCAGTCTGGTGTTGACTCCTTTAAGCATGGTTTTTCACAAGGAAATTTTGCTTTGGATGAAAACACCCCAGGAAATTTTGGGTGACGCATCGTCATACGTGTTTGTCATTCTGGCGGGAACAGTGTTTACCATGTGTTATAACCTGCTGTCAGGCATGATTCGCGCCATGGGAAACAGCAAAATTCCGTTTTACTCCTTGGTGTTAAGCTCAGTTGTAAACATTGTTTTGGACGTGTTTTTCATTGCTGTGGTACATACTGGCGTTTGGGGTGCGGCGCTGGCAACGGTAATATCACAGGTTGCCGCATGTATTTTTTGCGCCGCGGCGATTTTGAAAAAGTTCCCAGACCTGATTTTTTCAAGACAACAATGCATTTTTGATAAGATAATTGCCGGCCGATGCCTGCGCATTGGAATTCCCATGTTTTTTCAGAACTCACTGATTTCCGGAGGCGGCATGATTGGGCAGAGTGCGATTAATTTGTTTGGCACGGCGGCCATTGCCGCTACTACCGCAGTTGGGCGCATTATCAATATTTTGTTCGGTCTGTTCAATTCTGTGGGGGCCGCAATGGTGACCTATGTGAACCAAAACGCCGGGGCAGGGAACATAGAACGCATTCACAGGGGCGTTAAGGTGTCTTGCTTCATCTCTGTTCTTTTGGGGGCTTTTGCCGCGCTGGTGATGCTGCTGTTCGGAAAAAATCTTGTTTTATTGTTTGTTAGCGGGGACAAAAATGTAAAAGAAATTGTGCAGTTTTCTGTGCGGTATATTTTATTTATGGTTCCTGCGTTTCTGTTTGTGTCGCCGGTGGAGGCGCTTCGGAACACCATGCACGGAATCGGCCTTTCCATTATTCCGGTAATTGCCTGCGCCATTGAGCTTGTTACGCGTACAACGCTGTCTTTGGTAACGCAGTATGTAAAAAGTTATACGCTGGTGTGTCTCATTGAACCCTCGGCCTGGACGGTTGCCGTGATACCCTTAGCCATTACATATGCGGTGTGGTATTGGAAAAATATACGAACGGTGCGTAAACGGGAATTAGACCAGCAGCAAATAAGCCCATCTGTTTAA
- a CDS encoding beta-N-acetylhexosaminidase — protein sequence MEKHAFDLLKEKVFQLVDFHYDGEIEQIDCNCVFASLRNGRAQAGGLSVPQTARALFLFAQSVSQGKTEFEIRQKPAFSNLGVMLDCSRNGVMRVEKVKEFIDYMACLGMNMLMLYTEDTYELKEYPLFGYMRGRYSAEELKEIDDYAFGMGVELIPCIQTLGHMEQYLKWQAAAEVKDTKSVLLIDEPKTYELIECMIKTLRGIFRTKKIHIGMDEAWDIGLGNYLKLHGYTEHTVILNRHLNKVCDLCNKYEFHPMMWSDMFFRLTSKNGDYYVPDSEFSEDMINSIPDVDMVYWNYGGVDKTNHMNMIKKHKELKKNTFFAGASHTWFGFLPLSRETINWAETALKTCISAENIDTVFTTLWEDGGCDTNQFYALPLLTAYSEFCYRGIDCSREEIASAAEFLTKIPSSLVAAMENATPTIEGKRMWARSVVLGNIFYRLSLSEEDCRQYMKIGKETAALYEAAEMKHDKNKNFYRYCRLLFTILQKKAELMLKVDEAYRNGDKAYLAKAADVLIPALSQLYKAMEELHSSEWMQTYKPFGYEVICARYGGQIMLNQNASRRIKAYLSGEIDKIEELEQTKQNTAPPFSGVNYLTASVIN from the coding sequence ATGGAAAAACATGCGTTCGACTTATTAAAAGAAAAGGTATTTCAATTGGTTGACTTTCATTACGACGGGGAAATAGAGCAGATAGACTGCAACTGTGTGTTTGCATCGTTAAGAAACGGCAGAGCGCAGGCGGGAGGCCTGTCTGTTCCGCAGACGGCACGGGCGTTGTTTTTATTTGCACAAAGTGTTTCTCAGGGTAAAACAGAGTTTGAAATCAGGCAGAAGCCGGCGTTTTCTAATCTTGGCGTAATGCTGGACTGCTCCAGAAACGGCGTTATGCGTGTGGAAAAGGTGAAAGAGTTTATTGACTATATGGCCTGCCTCGGTATGAATATGCTGATGCTTTATACAGAGGACACCTATGAATTGAAAGAATATCCCCTATTCGGCTATATGCGCGGACGCTACAGCGCAGAGGAACTGAAAGAAATTGACGATTATGCCTTTGGTATGGGCGTTGAACTGATTCCCTGTATCCAGACGCTGGGACATATGGAGCAATATTTAAAATGGCAGGCTGCAGCAGAGGTGAAAGACACAAAATCGGTTTTGCTGATTGACGAACCGAAAACCTATGAACTGATTGAATGCATGATAAAAACCCTCCGCGGCATTTTCCGCACAAAGAAAATTCACATTGGCATGGACGAAGCATGGGACATTGGTTTGGGAAATTATTTGAAACTGCATGGGTATACCGAGCACACCGTTATTTTAAACCGGCATTTAAACAAAGTGTGTGACCTTTGTAACAAATATGAGTTTCATCCCATGATGTGGAGCGATATGTTTTTCCGTCTGACATCTAAAAACGGCGATTACTACGTCCCGGACAGTGAATTTTCGGAAGACATGATTAACAGTATTCCGGATGTGGACATGGTTTACTGGAACTACGGTGGTGTGGATAAAACGAACCATATGAACATGATAAAAAAACACAAAGAACTGAAAAAAAACACGTTCTTTGCCGGAGCAAGCCACACTTGGTTCGGGTTTCTTCCTTTGAGCCGTGAAACAATCAATTGGGCAGAAACAGCGCTTAAAACATGTATTTCAGCAGAAAATATTGACACGGTGTTTACCACACTGTGGGAAGACGGCGGCTGTGACACCAATCAGTTTTACGCATTGCCGCTTTTGACGGCCTATTCAGAATTCTGCTACCGCGGCATAGACTGCAGCCGAGAAGAGATTGCGTCTGCCGCCGAATTTTTGACAAAAATACCGTCATCCTTAGTTGCGGCAATGGAAAACGCAACGCCCACAATAGAGGGAAAACGGATGTGGGCACGCTCTGTTGTCCTGGGAAATATTTTTTACCGCCTGTCACTTTCGGAAGAAGATTGCAGACAGTATATGAAAATCGGGAAAGAAACTGCTGCCCTTTATGAAGCGGCAGAGATGAAACATGACAAAAATAAAAATTTTTACCGGTATTGCCGTCTGCTCTTTACCATTCTGCAAAAAAAGGCGGAACTGATGCTGAAGGTTGACGAAGCATATCGGAACGGAGACAAAGCATATTTGGCAAAAGCAGCAGATGTGCTGATTCCCGCGTTAAGCCAGCTGTATAAAGCCATGGAAGAGCTGCATAGTTCTGAATGGATGCAGACCTATAAGCCTTTCGGCTATGAGGTAATCTGCGCACGCTACGGCGGACAGATTATGCTGAATCAAAATGCTTCCAGAAGAATTAAGGCTTATCTTTCAGGTGAGATTGACAAAATAGAGGAATTAGAGCAAACAAAACAAAATACAGCCCCCCCTTTTAGCGGGGTAAACTACTTAACCGCGTCTGTGATAAATTAA
- a CDS encoding AraC family transcriptional regulator yields MEKQYKKCIISKQIQLDAIVTFHDSIYKSDFYYEGEMHDFWEVVCIIGGQAEIVAGNNVFLLQHGQAVVHPPMEFHNLRPAGGTSMQALIVSFYASRMPDLSERIFKLTSEIVEQFQLLCQRAKSFFTFTFYNGLLTSVIEGKELEASMFLTKLEYLLHRLMTDGANVAQPSRTQSAQTYQTILNVMEQNLDKKLSICELAARCSIGEANMRSIFRKYAGKGVMSYFNLMKIKKAIVYLQEGKSVKETALMLGFSDQNYFNTVFKRMIGVPPGKYKAP; encoded by the coding sequence ATGGAAAAACAGTATAAAAAATGTATTATTTCTAAACAAATTCAATTAGACGCAATTGTGACTTTTCATGACTCAATTTACAAAAGTGATTTTTATTATGAGGGAGAAATGCACGACTTTTGGGAAGTTGTGTGCATTATTGGCGGACAGGCAGAGATTGTTGCGGGAAACAATGTGTTTTTGCTGCAGCACGGTCAGGCGGTGGTGCACCCGCCTATGGAATTTCACAATTTGCGTCCGGCAGGAGGTACCTCCATGCAGGCACTCATTGTCTCCTTTTATGCAAGCCGCATGCCGGATTTGTCCGAGCGGATTTTTAAATTAACTTCTGAAATAGTTGAGCAGTTTCAATTGCTGTGCCAAAGGGCAAAATCGTTTTTCACTTTTACCTTTTACAATGGACTCCTTACTAGTGTAATCGAAGGAAAAGAACTGGAAGCAAGCATGTTTTTGACGAAACTGGAATATTTGTTGCACCGCCTGATGACAGACGGGGCTAACGTTGCGCAGCCAAGCAGAACACAGAGCGCCCAAACCTATCAAACCATTTTAAACGTCATGGAGCAAAATTTAGACAAAAAGCTTTCCATTTGTGAACTTGCGGCGCGTTGCAGCATAGGAGAGGCAAACATGAGAAGCATTTTTCGCAAATATGCCGGGAAAGGCGTTATGAGCTATTTTAATTTAATGAAAATAAAAAAGGCAATTGTATATCTTCAGGAGGGGAAAAGTGTAAAAGAAACAGCTCTGATGCTGGGCTTTTCCGACCAAAATTATTTTAACACCGTCTTTAAACGCATGATTGGTGTACCGCCGGGAAAATATAAGGCGCCATGA
- a CDS encoding response regulator transcription factor — MKLLYAEDEKDLRRSLSRMLRKHGYETDDVPNGKIAAQMGLANDYDLMIFDILMEEMSGIEALKILRENGIKTPVLLLTAKDSILDKIEGLDAGANDYVTKPFSIGELLARIRVLTRERAAEKGRFVCGNLVLDMETSELSVGSTSFKLSNKEIEVMKLLLGQKDQMVTTLKLKQKVWNVETDEKIIPLYLSFLNKKLTLAGADLKIAEKSGMIYFKQVSD, encoded by the coding sequence ATGAAACTGTTATATGCCGAAGATGAAAAAGATCTAAGAAGATCCTTAAGCAGGATGCTGAGAAAACACGGATATGAAACCGACGATGTTCCCAATGGAAAGATAGCAGCACAAATGGGTCTTGCAAACGACTATGATTTAATGATATTTGACATTTTAATGGAAGAAATGAGTGGCATTGAGGCGCTTAAGATTCTACGAGAAAACGGGATTAAAACCCCGGTTTTGCTGCTCACTGCAAAGGATAGCATTTTAGATAAAATTGAAGGGTTGGATGCCGGTGCAAATGATTACGTCACAAAACCGTTTTCCATAGGAGAACTGCTGGCCAGAATTCGTGTTTTGACAAGGGAGAGGGCAGCAGAGAAAGGCCGGTTTGTTTGCGGCAATCTCGTTTTAGACATGGAAACCTCTGAGCTTTCAGTTGGCAGCACCTCCTTTAAACTCAGCAACAAGGAAATTGAAGTGATGAAGCTTTTGCTTGGGCAGAAAGACCAGATGGTTACTACATTAAAATTGAAACAAAAGGTATGGAATGTTGAAACAGACGAAAAAATCATTCCGCTCTACCTCTCATTTCTAAATAAAAAGCTGACCTTAGCAGGCGCTGATTTAAAAATTGCGGAAAAAAGCGGAATGATTTATTTTAAGCAAGTTTCAGATTAA